A genomic region of Echeneis naucrates chromosome 24, fEcheNa1.1, whole genome shotgun sequence contains the following coding sequences:
- the chgb gene encoding secretogranin-1 — protein sequence MTLTAPRAVLPRSPSPLLSLFEGAPLLQPSEQHRGGTGRDVRDRIDPVRANMRLVFVVAAALLAEYLALPVGKEGQREDMITRCLVEVLSKALSKPDSQLDQECKDILQSGVKHAPLDKKNGEGIVTHDEVVNIHPADSEAKATDVEDIEALLKSVEEKRENPEDERSQESWSLGDKEKRYGNQEEEEEREKRSSWRPGRYHQKKHKRGEEEDNERSQESWGIEEKRSDEEEEKYGEDKEKRNWRPGRYHQRKHKRDEEGEEAEEPEEDRSQESWDVDKRHGIDDQEDRYKRIWKPTHRYHHKKKLHKRSDEPSEEEEDGERSQESWGLDSERDKRDWRPGRYHQRRHKRDEELSEEVRDEPDEERSQEYWDFDTGRDKRDWRPGRYHQRRHKRDEEISEVRDEPDEERSQEYWDFDTGRDKREWRAGRYHQRRHKRDEELSEEGREEPDEERSQESWDFDTGRDKREWRAGRYHQRRHKRDEELSEEGREEPDEERSQESWDFDTGREKKDWRPGRYHQRRHKRVELPEAKREEADGERSQEYWGFDKRHGQEEEGKIEKRIWKPRHRYHHKKKYHKRSGDSSEEEEEEQRGDSEEYEEAATDKDEALRNLAEKRNPWIFRGYYHPAWFKRDSDGNAATSDKMDELGKVLNYRINQLANHSIQDEAKRNTHQRAFSRQEEKELENLAAMDLELQKIAAKLHDKSA from the exons ATGACACTAACAGCGCCCAGAGCGGTCCTCCCACGCTCCCCCAGCCCACTCCTCTCCTTATTTGAGGGCGCTCCTCTGCTCCAGCCCTCAGAGCAGCACCGCGGAGGGACGGGACGGGACGTACGGGACAGGATTGACCCGGTTCGCGCCAACATGCGGCTGGTGTTTGTCGTGGCTGCGGCTCTGCTGGCAG AGTATCTAGCACTTCCAGTGGGAAAAGAAGGGCAGAGAGAAGACATG ATAACACGATGTTTGGTTGAAGTTCTGTCCAAAGCTCTTTCCAAACCGGACTCCCAGCTGGATCAGGAATGCAAAGACATCCTCCAGTCAG GGGTTAAACATGCCCCATTGGACAAAAAGAATGGAGAGGGGATCGTAACTCATGATGAGGTGGTCAACATTCATCCAGCTGATTCTGAGGCAAAAGCAACAGATGTGGAAGACATTGAGGCACTACTAAAAtcagtggaggagaagagggaaaacCCAGAGGATGAACGCAGCCAAGAATCCTGGAGTCTGGGTGACAAAGAGAAGAGATATGGGAaccaagaggaagaagaagagcgggagaagaggagcagctggaggccTGGAAGATACCACCAGAAGAAACATAAGCGGGGTGAAGAAGAGGATAACGAACGCAGTCAGGAGAGTTGGGGAATAGAAGAAAAGAGATcggatgaagaagaagaaaaatacgGTGAAGataaagagaagagaaactggAGGCCTGGAAGATACcaccaaagaaaacacaaacgagatgaggaaggagaggaggcagaagaGCCAGAAGAAGATCGTAGCCAAGAGTCCTGGGATGTAGACAAAAGGCATGGGATTGATGatcaggaggacagatacaagCGCATATGGAAACCCACACATCGCTACCACCATAAGAAAAAGCTCCACAAACGCAGTGATGAAccatctgaggaggaggaagatggggaACGCAGCCAAGAATCTTGGGGTCTTGACAGTGAAAGAGATAAGAGGGACTGGAGGCCTGGCCGTTATCACCAGAGGAGACATAAGCGCGATGAGGAACTCTCAGAAGAGGTAAGGGATGAGCCAGATGAAGAACGAAGCCAGGAGTATTGGGATTTTGACACCGGAAGAGACAAGAGGGACTGGAGGCCTGGCAGGTACCACCAGAGAAGACATAAGCGCGATGAGGAAATCTCAGAGGTCAGGGATGAGCCAGACGAAGAACGAAGCCAGGAGTATTGGGATTTTGACACCGGAAGAGATAAGAGAGAGTGGAGGGCTGGCAGGTACCACCAGAGGAGACACAAACGTGATGAGGAGCTATCAGAAGAAGGTAGAGAAGAACCCGATGAAGAGCGGAGCCAGGAGTCCTGGGATTTTGACACCGGAAGAGATAAGAGAGAGTGGAGGGCTGGCAGGTACCACCAGAGGAGACACAAACGTGATGAGGAACTCTCAGAAGAAGGTAGAGAAGAACCTGATGAAGAGCGGAGCCAGGAGTCCTGGGATTTTGACactggaagagaaaagaaggacTGGAGGCCTGGTAGGTATCACCAGAGGAGACACAAACGTGTTGAGCTCCCAGAAGCAAAACGAGAAGAGGCAGATGGGGAACGAAGTCAGGAGTACTGGGGTTTCGACAAAAGACATGgacaagaagaagagggaaaaatagaaaaacGTATATGGAAACCAAGACATCGATaccaccataaaaaaaaatatcacaagcGTAGCGGAGACTCctcagaagaagaggaggaagaacagagggGGGATTCAGAGGAATATGAGGAGGCTGCAACAGACAAGGATGAAGCTCTTAG GAACCTCGCAGAGAAGCGCAATCCCTGGATTTTCAGAGGCTACTACCATCCTGCCTGGTTTAAAAGGGATTCAGATGGAAATGCTGCAACCTCAGACAAG ATGGATGAGCTGGGCAAGGTGCTGAACTACAGGATAAACCAGCTAGCCAACCATTCTATTCAAGATGAGGCAAAGAGGAACACACACCAGAGGGCATTCAGCCGGCAGGAG